The nucleotide sequence ACCCGGTCCCGGCTTTCAGTTCGAACTCGGCCGCAGATTCCCCGGGTGACAGGAAATCATGCAAAGTCCTGCCCTGCCAGTTCACAGACAGCCTGCCAGGCTTCGCTGTTTTTCGATTGATCTTGATTCGATATAACCCGGATCGGACGATTTTCACCATCCAGCCTTCTGACACCCCCTTTTGGAATGAGCCATCCTGATAACGGCACAGGATGCTGGGATTCTCCTGCTCCCGATCAATCACGATCAGACCCGGTTCAAAATTTCTTGTTGCTTTCATTTCTGAAAACCAGTCCTCATATTGCTTAAGTAAAGCCTTTACCGTCTCAGGATGCGAATGCAGCACGTTCTTCTGCTCCCCTGGATCTGTCGAAAGATCATAGAATTCCAGAACAGGTTCTGCCTGCAGTAGTAGATTTTCGGTTCCAAAAGTACCAGGGTAACCTGCCAGTTTGAATCGTTCCGTCACCACGGCATAATTCTGATAGCGTTGTGGCGTCAAACCTCGGTGCACCTGGAAAAACAGACTTCGTGCCGGCAACTTCTCTTTTCTGCCTGTCAACAGTGGTGACAGATCGACTCCATCCAACTTAAGAGATTCGGGACAACGTGTCTCCGTCAGTGCCAGTAACGTTGGCATCAGATCGATATGCGCAGCGATCTGATCTATTTTCTCTCCTTCCCGAAAATGACCAGGCCATTGCGCCAGACAGGGAACCCGGATCCCCCCTTCATAAGTCCAGGATTTCCGCCCGCGCAGACCTCCGGTATACCTCTTCTGCTGTGGACCGTTATCCCCCAGAAACAGAACCACTGTCTTCTCTGCCAGAGCAGATCGTTCAAGATGCGACAACAGCTTCCCGATGTTTTCATCCAGATTCGTAATCATTCCATAAACACGGGCGGTTGTTTCATCAAGTCCCTGCCGTTGATAAGGTTTCCAGTAAGATTCAGCAATTTCCAGAGGCGTATGGGGAGCATTCGTTGCCAGATAGACAAAAAACGGTTTTTCTGTTTTTGTCTGCCGATCGATAAAGTCCAGAGCTGCATCAAAAAACACGTCCGTACAATATCCAGTTGACTGAAACGCGACTCCATTCTTCCACAGCTTTGGATGAAAATAACTGTTGGGTTGGTCGGGACTCTGACCAATTCCCCCACTCTTATGAATCAGCGATTCCGCAAACCCCTGATCCTGCGGCCGCATCGGATAATTATCTCCCAGATGCCATTTCCCGAAAATCCCGGTCTGATAACCCGCCTGCTGCAGCAGCTCAGCAACCGTGACTTCTTCCCCCTGCATTTTTGCTCCGCCACGCGAAGTATGAATGACTCCCGTGCGATAATAGTTACGTCCTG is from Gimesia maris and encodes:
- a CDS encoding arylsulfatase, translating into MNQFTISTVKWFAGFLLLVSYSFGCEGTLCAESRPNVIVILTDDQGYGDVGFRGNLKINTPHLDRMAEKSIELTRFYCSPVCAPTRASLLTGRNYYRTGVIHTSRGGAKMQGEEVTVAELLQQAGYQTGIFGKWHLGDNYPMRPQDQGFAESLIHKSGGIGQSPDQPNSYFHPKLWKNGVAFQSTGYCTDVFFDAALDFIDRQTKTEKPFFVYLATNAPHTPLEIAESYWKPYQRQGLDETTARVYGMITNLDENIGKLLSHLERSALAEKTVVLFLGDNGPQQKRYTGGLRGRKSWTYEGGIRVPCLAQWPGHFREGEKIDQIAAHIDLMPTLLALTETRCPESLKLDGVDLSPLLTGRKEKLPARSLFFQVHRGLTPQRYQNYAVVTERFKLAGYPGTFGTENLLLQAEPVLEFYDLSTDPGEQKNVLHSHPETVKALLKQYEDWFSEMKATRNFEPGLIVIDREQENPSILCRYQDGSFQKGVSEGWMVKIVRSGLYRIKINRKTAKPGRLSVNWQGRTLHDFLSPGESAAEFELKAGTGLLDIWFQAEGEDRVYPGDNSSLGDVVLTRIK